One window of Mus caroli chromosome 11, CAROLI_EIJ_v1.1, whole genome shotgun sequence genomic DNA carries:
- the Pwwp2a gene encoding PWWP domain-containing protein 2A isoform X2 — translation MQLQSTTFQEGIEVKQEVNGAVPDDLSPVPPPEHLWTSKPPPLFHEGAPYPPPLFIRDTYNQSIPQPPPRKIKRPKRKMYREEPTSIMNAIKLRPRQVLCDKCKNSVVAEKKEIRKGSSDSSRYEDKKRRNDSVATVNKKLKTDHKVDGKNQNESQRRNAVVRVSSITHSRARVVKVSAQANTSKAQLNTKKVLQSKNMDHAKAREVLKIAKEKAQKKQSETSTSKTTHAKVHFTRRYQSPSSGSLPPRVRLKPQRYRNEENDSSLKTGLEKIRSGKLAPKPQSRSTSTRSAGEAPSEKQSPSEGPEESASEVQDTSRVHVPGEQEELRMLGTKGSKSSISVYLTLNQEKSDSSSASVCSIDSMDDLKSSNSECSSSESFVFPPGCMHAPSASSTSTSFSSKEENSLRNSLKMKIFSKNVSKCITPDGRTICVGDIVWAKIYGFPWWPARILTITVSRKDNGLLARQEARISWFASPTTSSLALSQLSPFLENFQLRFNKKRKGLYRRAITEAAKAAKQLTPEVRALLTQFET, via the coding sequence ATGCAGCTCCAAAGTACCACATTCCAAGAAGGGATAGAAGTCAAGCAGGAAGTGAACGGTGCTGTTCCCGATgacctctctccagtccctcctcctGAGCACCTGTGGACTTCTAAGCCACCTCCTCTCTTCCATGAAGGAGCACCTTATCCTCCCCCCTTGTTTATCAGGGACACATATAACCAATCAATACCTCAGCCGCCGCCTCGGAAAATTAAGCGACCCAAACGAAAAATGTACAGGGAAGAACCCACTTCAATAATGAATGCGATTAAGCTACGGCCCAGGCAAGTCCTGTGTGATAAGTGTAAAAACAGTGTTGTtgcagaaaagaaggaaattaggaaaggtAGCAGTGACTCTTCTAGGTATGAAGATAAAAAACGGAGAAATGACAGTGTAGCTACTGTGaacaaaaaactgaaaactgACCATAAAGTGGATGGGAAAAACCAAAACGAAAGCCAGAGAAGGAATGCTGTGGTGAGGGTTTCCAGTATCACTCACAGCAGGGCCAGAGTAGTCAAGGTTTCTGCTCAGGCAAATACGTCAAAAGCTCAGTTAAATACCAAGAAAGTGCTCCAGAGCAAGAACATGGATCACGCGAAAGCTCGGGAAGTATTGAAAATTgccaaagaaaaggcacagaagAAGCAAAGTGAAACCTCCACGTCCAAAACCACCCACGCGAAAGTCCACTTCACACGCCGGTATCAGAGTCCCAGCTCAGGTTCTCTCCCACCCCGAGTGCGGTTAAAACCACAAAGGTACAGGAACGAAGAAAATGACTCTTCTCTGAAGACGGGACTGGAGAAAATTCGGAGTGGCAAACTGGCGCCTAAGCCGCAGTCTCGAAGCACCTCCACCCGCTCAGCAGGTGAGGCCCCTTCAGAAAAACAGAGTCCCTCAGAAGGCCCGGAAGAGTCCGCCAGTGAGGTTCAGGACACAAGCAGAGTGCATGTGCCTGGTGAGCAGGAGGAACTGCGGATGTTGGGCACAAAGGGCAGCAAAAGCAGCATATCTGTTTACCTGACCCTAAACCAGGAGAAATCTGACTCTTCCAGTGCTTCAGTGTGTAGCATTGATAGCATGGATGATCTGAAATCCTCCAACTCTGAGTGTAGCTCTTCTGAGAGCTTCGTTTTTCCTCCGGGCTGTATGCACGCACCTTCTGCCTCTTCCACTTCTACTTCCTTCTCTTCAAAGGAAGAGAATAGCCTCCgtaattctttgaaaatgaaaatcttttcaaaaaatgtCTCTAAATGTATCACACCAGATGGCAGGACCATATGTGTAGGGGACATTGTTTGGGCCAAGATATATGGTTTCCCATGGTGGCCAGCCCGTATTCTTACCATCACTGTAAGCCGGAAAGATAACGGCCTTTTAGCCCGGCAGGAGGCCCGTATCTCATGGTTTGCATCTCCAACCACATCTTCCCTTGCTCTCTCACAACTCTCCCCCTTTCTAGAAAACTTTCAGTTACGGTTTAATAAGAAGAGAAAGGGTCTGTATCGCAGGGCTATCACAGAGGCTGCTAAGGCTGCTAAGCAGCTGACCCCTGAAGTGCGGGCTTTGTTGACACAATTTGAAACGTGA